The Pricia mediterranea genome includes a window with the following:
- a CDS encoding carbonic anhydrase, whose protein sequence is MDLNKVFKNNKNWIKEKLSADADFFDKLGKGQSPELLYIGCSDSRVTAEELMGMGPGEVFVHRNIANMVTSIDLNVMSVVNYAVDHLKVGHVVVCGHYACGGVKAAMQSADLGILNPWLRNIRDVYRLHKTELDEIDDENKRYDRLVELNVQEQCVNLIKTAAVQKAYRDRGLRVYGWVFDVRTGELVDLNIDFEGILDNIMEIYHLD, encoded by the coding sequence ATGGATCTCAACAAGGTATTCAAAAACAACAAAAATTGGATCAAGGAAAAACTATCCGCAGATGCCGACTTTTTTGATAAGCTGGGCAAAGGCCAAAGCCCCGAACTGCTTTACATCGGCTGTTCCGACAGTAGGGTGACCGCCGAAGAACTCATGGGCATGGGCCCCGGGGAAGTTTTTGTACACCGCAACATCGCCAATATGGTCACCAGCATCGACCTAAACGTAATGTCTGTAGTGAACTACGCGGTCGACCATTTAAAAGTGGGCCATGTCGTGGTCTGCGGACATTATGCCTGTGGCGGGGTAAAGGCCGCTATGCAATCCGCCGACTTGGGCATCCTCAATCCTTGGTTGCGGAACATCCGGGATGTTTATCGCCTACATAAAACCGAATTGGACGAAATCGATGACGAGAATAAAAGATACGATCGCCTGGTGGAGCTCAATGTTCAAGAACAATGCGTGAATCTTATCAAGACCGCGGCCGTTCAAAAAGCCTACCGCGACCGGGGCCTTAGGGTATACGGGTGGGTTTTCGACGTTCGTACGGGCGAGCTTGTCGACCTCAACATCGATTTTGAGGGTATCCTTGACAACATCATGGAAATCTATCATTTGGATTGA
- a CDS encoding SulP family inorganic anion transporter: MKNIFSNFKGDLFGGITAGIVALPLALAFGVSSGMGPSAGLYGAIFIGFFAALFGGTNTQISGPTAPMTAVSMVVIAGIVAANDGSLEKALPAILIVFLLAGLMQIGLGLMGIGKYIRYIPYPVVSGFMTAIGVIILVTQILPALGYYPKEDAEFVARYKPMAEEIILENILKEEAGEGILVLEDFEETIERAGTVTQEDIQKEAATLANKEASGVLGAFKVLPRALSNINWLELILALATIFIIYGFKRITTTIPSALVALAVVSGVAYGFGLDYRPIEQIPGGFPIPHLEIFTNFELGALTPYIFTALTLALLGAIDSLLTSVVADNMTKTKHRPNKELVGQGIGNSIAAIFGGIPGAGATIRTVVNINAGGKTKLSGMIAGILLLVILLALGPVASQIPAAVLAGILVTVGIGVMDYKGLKAIPSLPKDMSIGPVKLSSEVVIMLIVLVLSSVWNLVYAVGVGLVIASLMFMKKIGDMTAQRSDVKTLEKEQGWADEAGFPKKLKEEVFIKHLKGPLFFGSTSDFQALANQVPRTASTVIIRMDRMQYMDQSGLYTLEDVLIDLRKSGISILLVDLLDQPRYMMERVDVIPELIPEEHIFETFADCLKWIELNIQDKYDKVAVPA, from the coding sequence ATGAAGAATATATTCTCAAATTTCAAGGGCGATCTGTTCGGCGGAATCACGGCCGGCATAGTCGCCCTGCCCTTGGCCCTTGCCTTTGGCGTTAGTTCGGGCATGGGCCCAAGTGCCGGACTTTACGGTGCTATTTTTATCGGTTTTTTTGCCGCACTGTTTGGGGGCACCAATACCCAAATATCCGGACCCACGGCACCGATGACTGCGGTAAGTATGGTCGTAATTGCCGGTATCGTCGCGGCCAACGACGGAAGCCTCGAAAAGGCACTTCCCGCTATTCTTATTGTTTTCCTTTTGGCAGGTCTTATGCAAATCGGACTCGGTCTTATGGGTATCGGTAAATACATCCGGTATATTCCTTATCCTGTGGTGTCGGGGTTTATGACGGCCATTGGTGTCATAATTCTGGTCACACAGATTTTGCCGGCATTGGGCTATTATCCCAAGGAAGACGCCGAATTTGTTGCCCGATATAAGCCCATGGCAGAAGAAATCATTCTCGAAAATATCCTAAAGGAAGAGGCCGGGGAAGGCATTTTGGTGCTGGAAGATTTTGAGGAAACCATCGAACGGGCCGGTACAGTCACTCAAGAAGACATTCAAAAGGAAGCCGCAACCCTCGCCAATAAAGAGGCCTCAGGGGTTCTTGGAGCTTTTAAGGTATTACCTAGGGCCCTAAGCAATATTAACTGGTTGGAGTTGATATTGGCCTTGGCCACGATTTTTATAATTTATGGTTTTAAGCGGATTACCACCACCATTCCGAGCGCTCTTGTCGCCTTGGCGGTAGTTTCGGGAGTCGCTTATGGTTTTGGTTTGGATTACCGCCCCATTGAGCAAATACCCGGCGGATTTCCGATTCCCCACTTGGAAATTTTTACCAATTTCGAACTGGGCGCGCTTACGCCCTATATTTTTACGGCTTTGACTTTGGCTCTTTTAGGTGCCATCGACTCGCTGCTGACTTCTGTAGTGGCCGATAACATGACCAAGACCAAGCATCGCCCGAACAAAGAACTGGTCGGTCAGGGTATCGGTAATAGTATCGCTGCTATTTTTGGAGGGATTCCCGGTGCGGGTGCGACCATCAGAACCGTAGTGAATATAAATGCGGGCGGGAAGACAAAATTGTCGGGTATGATCGCAGGCATACTTCTGCTAGTCATTCTTTTGGCCTTAGGTCCGGTAGCATCGCAGATACCGGCGGCCGTACTTGCTGGAATTCTTGTAACTGTTGGCATAGGTGTAATGGATTACAAGGGACTCAAAGCGATACCAAGTCTTCCCAAGGACATGAGTATCGGACCCGTAAAACTCAGTTCCGAGGTGGTGATAATGCTTATAGTCTTGGTACTATCCTCAGTATGGAACCTGGTTTACGCCGTTGGGGTAGGATTGGTCATCGCCTCGTTGATGTTTATGAAAAAAATAGGCGATATGACCGCACAGCGCTCCGATGTAAAAACCTTAGAAAAGGAACAGGGCTGGGCAGACGAGGCGGGCTTTCCGAAAAAACTAAAGGAAGAAGTCTTTATTAAACATCTTAAAGGTCCATTGTTCTTCGGTTCTACCAGCGATTTTCAGGCCTTGGCAAACCAGGTGCCAAGAACGGCCTCTACGGTAATCATAAGAATGGACCGTATGCAGTATATGGACCAATCGGGGCTGTACACGCTCGAAGATGTGCTTATCGACCTTCGAAAATCTGGTATCAGTATATTGTTGGTCGATTTGCTCGATCAGCCGCGATATATGATGGAGCGGGTAGATGTCATTCCAGAACTGATTCCCGAAGAGCATATTTTCGAAACGTTCGCCGATTGCCTGAAATGGATAGAGCTCAATATACAGGACAAGTACGATAAGGTTGCGGTGCCGGCCTAA
- a CDS encoding PfkB family carbohydrate kinase — protein MGKLLIVGTVAFDEIETPFGKTDKILGGAATFIGLAASQFDVDSAIVSVVGDDLPQEYLDLLKNRNIDLSGLEVVKGGKTFYWKGKYRNDLNSRDTLVTELNTLADFNPVVPDSFKDAEVVMLGNLHPSIQMSVIEQMRADPKLIVLDTMNFWMDNALEELNRVIEHIDVIAINDEEARQLTGEYSLVKAAEEIQKMGPRFVVIKKGEHGALLFHGEKVFFAPALPLEEVFDPTGAGDTFAGGFAGYLAATGSISFGNLKNAVIHGSNLASFCVERFGTERMQDLQRKEVNQRLHQFKTLTQFDIELS, from the coding sequence ATGGGCAAACTTCTTATCGTAGGCACCGTTGCCTTTGATGAAATCGAGACTCCTTTCGGCAAAACGGACAAGATTCTTGGGGGTGCCGCCACATTCATCGGACTTGCCGCATCGCAGTTCGATGTAGATTCGGCCATCGTTTCCGTTGTGGGTGACGATCTGCCCCAGGAGTACCTCGATTTGCTCAAAAACAGGAACATCGACTTGTCCGGCCTGGAGGTCGTCAAGGGAGGCAAGACCTTTTATTGGAAGGGAAAATATCGCAATGACCTGAACTCAAGGGATACCCTCGTCACAGAACTGAATACTTTGGCGGACTTCAATCCTGTTGTTCCAGATAGTTTCAAGGACGCCGAGGTGGTCATGCTAGGTAATCTGCATCCTTCCATTCAGATGAGTGTCATTGAACAGATGAGGGCCGACCCCAAGTTGATTGTCCTGGACACCATGAATTTTTGGATGGATAATGCCCTCGAAGAACTCAATCGGGTCATCGAACACATAGATGTCATCGCTATCAACGATGAGGAGGCAAGACAGTTGACCGGGGAATATTCGTTGGTCAAGGCGGCGGAGGAAATTCAAAAAATGGGACCTAGATTCGTGGTCATAAAGAAAGGCGAACACGGAGCTTTACTGTTCCACGGCGAGAAGGTGTTCTTCGCTCCCGCACTCCCCTTAGAGGAGGTTTTCGACCCGACGGGCGCCGGGGATACTTTCGCGGGGGGATTTGCCGGCTATCTGGCGGCCACGGGCAGTATTTCGTTCGGAAACCTGAAAAATGCAGTAATCCACGGATCTAACTTGGCCTCTTTCTGTGTAGAGCGTTTCGGTACGGAACGGATGCAAGACCTCCAAAGGAAGGAAGTGAACCAACGCTTGCACCAATTTAAGACCTTGACCCAATTCGATATAGAATTAAGTTGA